In the genome of Terriglobia bacterium, the window AAGAGCGTGTCGTGGTATCTCTTTCGAGCACCCGTATACCTCTACCGCTGGGGGCTGGGCTGGTTGTTCGGCCACCGCTGCCTGCTTTTGACTCACATCGGCCGGCGTACCGGCCGACGCCATCAGACCGTCCTCGAAGTCGTCGAGTACCGAAAGCAGGTTCCCGAGGTTGTCGTTGCGAATGGTTTTAGTCCCGATTGTGACTGGCTTCGCAACATTGAGGCCAAGCCCGGCGAGGAAGTGACAGTCGGCTCGCAGCATTTCGTCGCATCGCATCGCTTTCTGGGAGAGGAAGAAGGAAGCAATGAGGGTGATCCAAGCTTACGAGTACCGAAATCGATTCATCGCGCCGATAGTTCGGCGTGGGTTTAGCTGGCTGCTCGGGTGGCAATATCGTGGCGGAGAAAAGGATCGGCGGCAGCTGGTCAGACAGCTCCCGCTCATTGCGTTTCGGCCGCGCGCTTCCCGGGTTGAGATGACACTTTCAACTCGACGGAGCGCATGTGCTCCAAATTGCTCGACGACGAATCACCATCCCGGTGGTCAGCATCACATACGAAAAGGAAGGGACCAGATATGGCGAGAATCGAGGGAATTGATCCGCAGCAGACATCCTTCTTAATGCGCCAGGTGTTCAAGAAAGTGCGAAAGATGCTAGGTCGGGATCTCCCCCCGCAAAAGATCCAGGCGCGAGTGCCACGTTTATTCTGGTTCAGCATTCTGGGGGAATGGCTTCTGGGCCAAAAAGCAAAAGTCCCTCCACGCCTGCGCGCTCTGGCGACATTGCGAACGGCGGTCCGCGTGGGGTGCCCGTTTTGAATCGACGCGAATTCTGCCGGCGGCAGAATGTACGGTTTGAACGACGAAGAGATCGCCACGATCCGCGGAGGACAATTTGAGGGCTTTGTGCCCTCGGAGGTCGTCCTTTTGCGCATGGCGGACGCAATGTCGGACACGCCATCGAACATCACCGATGAGATTTATGCCGAACTGCGCAGTCATTTTTCGGAGGAACAGTTGATGGAACTAGCCGCGAGCGCGGCGCTGGAGAACTATCGTGCCCGCTTCAACCGAGTGTTTGATGTGGGCAGCGATGGCCTTTATCGAAAAGGGTTACAGTTCAAACTGCACCGCGCAGCGTAAGAGTCTTCGCAACTGTCCGCAAGACGCAGGACGGGGATCGGTTGCGCTCTGACTTCGGCACGAGTCTCACGCCGGTAATTATGGACGTTACAGATCGTGCTCCCGTCATCGCAGCAGCGGACCTAAGTATGAGCCGATCACAGTCACGCTTCCCAGAGAGGCCAGAAATAAGCAGGTAGGCACCATGAACACCGCTCCGGCCTCGCACACCCCGCGCAGATTGACGATCAACAAGACTGCGAGAATTCCCAGGCAGAGGGAGGTACTGTGAAGGATCGGGTCCGCCTCAGAAATCGAATATCGGTCAGTCACAAATCGATGACGACGTCGCGAGTCGGTTGGGCGCAGCAAACGAGAAGGTTGCCGTCAGCGGGCTTTTCGAGCGGCTCCGGTCCGTAGACGACCGCCCCTGAAACCAACCCGCTCTCACAGCTGTGACAAACACCGGTGCGGCACGACCAACGTACCGGGACATCGCACGCCTCGGCAAGTTCCAAAATACTTTGATACACCGATGCCTTCCAGTGTGCGGCGATGCCGCTACGCGCGAACGATACCAGCGGACCGGTGTTGGCGTCGTCCTTGGGCAGATGCGGAGCTCGCGTCGCTGCGCCGACGACACCAGGGGTCCTCGAGTCGCTGCCGTTGAAGATTTCGACGTGAATCCGCTCCGGCGCCACACCCAAGGTTGCGAGCGCCTCTTTCATGTCTGCCATGAAGCGCGTCGGTCCGCAGAGGTAAACGTCCGCCTCTCGTGGGACGCCGAGTTCGTCGAAGACCGATCGCGACAGGTGACCGGCAGCGTCGAAATCCTCACCCATCTTGTCGCGCGGGGCAGGCCTGCTGTAACAAACATAGCTGCGGCCGTGCGTGAGCGCGAGCATAAGGCGGCGGACTTCGGCGGCGAAGGGATGATGCTGCTGATCGCGAGCCGCGTGCAGCCACAAGACCTGCCTTGTTGAGCGGGCCGACGCCAGTGCGTGCAGCATCGCCAGAACCGGCGTCGCCCCAATTCCCGCGCTGAGCAACACCACCGGCCGCTCTCCGGACTGCAGAATGAAACTCCCGCGGGGCGAGCTAACGTCGAGAGTATCGCCTACCCGGATATGCTTCCGCAGGTAGGTTCCAGCCGCCCCATTCGGCTCGATCTTCACGCTGATGCGATAGCGCTCCGTCGAGATGGGGCCCGATAGCGAGTAGCTGCGAAAGAGAAGTGGCGAGCCGCCGGCGGTCCGCTGAAGACGCACAACCACGTACTGGCCAGGCAGTGCGGTTGGCAGCGGATGACCGTCCGGGTTCTGCATCGTCAGCGAGAGCACATCTACGGACTCGTGATCGATTGCCGTCACCGCGAGCGGCCGGAATCCTGGTGCAACCGGATGCGCAGCTGCTGCCGGCGCGAGCCCTGCGTTCCCAGTCCCCGCGGCAGTCGTTTGGCTCTGCAGTAACGCCTCAAACGAGGAGTGCCATCCCGTTGAAAGTGCTTTGATCCGCAGTGCCCGCTCCAGTTGATCACGTGCATGATTGGGCAAATAGAGGAGCGCGTTGATCTCTGCGACGGTCATGCGCTCCTCCGCCTCTTCCACCTTTATGATTTCGTCGCCGGCGCCTGCTTCGCCTTCCTGCAGCACGCGGAAGTAGAACCCCGGCCGTCCACTGGATGTCAGCAATGCCGGCATCCGGGGCTCGTTCATCCGAATGCCAACGCGATAGCAGGTGACGCGGGGTTGAGTGACCTCGAACAGTGCGCTGCCGATCTGATAACGGTCGCCGATGCATACAGCATCGTCGGGCAATCCTTCGATCGTGAAGTTCTCGCCGAACTGTCCGTAGATGAAGTCGGTCCTCTTCAGCCGCTCCTGCCAATAGCGATACGATTCGATCTGGTAGACGAACACGGCTCGCTGCTCACCCCCGTGCCCGGCCAGATCGCCCTGGCCGTCTCCATCTAGATTTAACCGGCCGGCGCGACAGCGGCCACGCACCGGATCCTTCCAGATCCCGGTGTGCACTGTGCGACCCTTCCACTCGATGTCGCGCGGGAGTCCGACGTTCACCGATACTAGTCGAGCCATGTCGCTCTGCTTTGCCCTTGTTTACGCGGCTCGCTCTGTCTCCAGGAGGAAGCACCTCGTGGGACCGCCGACCGCCGGCAGGATTCGCACATTTTTTTTGGCGTAGTCGAGTCTTTGAACAGCGATTGTTGGATACCCTGGTGAGGGGGCCGCGTTGTCTTTAAAAACGTAATCGAAGTTGTGAGCGACACCCATGCTATTCCCACCGAAGGAGTCGAATCATGCGCTCTGACATCGTGCCCGGAGGCACCTTTCCCGACTACGAGCTGCCCGATCACACTAGCACACTGCGCAGGCTCAGCGACCTGCAGGGCG includes:
- a CDS encoding nitroreductase family deazaflavin-dependent oxidoreductase encodes the protein MARAGVNSHGSMASEYNLLKVPNPPAHQPNVKRVNRFEPRLAKGVLGRRKSGMAAIRRKSVSWYLFRAPVYLYRWGLGWLFGHRCLLLTHIGRRTGRRHQTVLEVVEYRKQVPEVVVANGFSPDCDWLRNIEAKPGEEVTVGSQHFVASHRFLGEEEGSNEGDPSLRVPKSIHRADSSAWV
- a CDS encoding MOSC domain-containing protein encodes the protein MARLVSVNVGLPRDIEWKGRTVHTGIWKDPVRGRCRAGRLNLDGDGQGDLAGHGGEQRAVFVYQIESYRYWQERLKRTDFIYGQFGENFTIEGLPDDAVCIGDRYQIGSALFEVTQPRVTCYRVGIRMNEPRMPALLTSSGRPGFYFRVLQEGEAGAGDEIIKVEEAEERMTVAEINALLYLPNHARDQLERALRIKALSTGWHSSFEALLQSQTTAAGTGNAGLAPAAAAHPVAPGFRPLAVTAIDHESVDVLSLTMQNPDGHPLPTALPGQYVVVRLQRTAGGSPLLFRSYSLSGPISTERYRISVKIEPNGAAGTYLRKHIRVGDTLDVSSPRGSFILQSGERPVVLLSAGIGATPVLAMLHALASARSTRQVLWLHAARDQQHHPFAAEVRRLMLALTHGRSYVCYSRPAPRDKMGEDFDAAGHLSRSVFDELGVPREADVYLCGPTRFMADMKEALATLGVAPERIHVEIFNGSDSRTPGVVGAATRAPHLPKDDANTGPLVSFARSGIAAHWKASVYQSILELAEACDVPVRWSCRTGVCHSCESGLVSGAVVYGPEPLEKPADGNLLVCCAQPTRDVVIDL